Proteins from a single region of Haliaeetus albicilla chromosome Z, bHalAlb1.1, whole genome shotgun sequence:
- the NRG1 gene encoding pro-neuregulin-1, membrane-bound isoform isoform X19: protein MASFYKAEELYQKRVLTITGICIALLVVGIMCVVAYCKTKKQRKKLHDRIRQSLRSERNNVMNLANGPHHPNPPPDNVQLVNQYVSKNVISSEHVIERETETSFSTSHYTSTTHHSVTVTQTPSHSWSNGHTESILSESHSVLVSSSMENSRHTSPAGPRGRLNGISGPREGNSFLRHARETPDSYRDSPHSERYVSAMTTPARMSPVDFHTPTSPKSCPSKMSPPGSSLTVSVPSVAVSPFVEEERPLLLVTPPRLREKYDHHLQQFNSFHHNATHESNSLPPSPLRIVEDEEYETTQEYEPAQEPPKKITNSRRVKRTKPNGHISSRVEVDSNTSSESSSSETETEDERIGEDTPFLSIPNPVATNLEPATAYRLAESRTNPANRFSTPEELQARLSSVIANQDPIAV, encoded by the exons AAGCTGAGGAACTGTACCAGAAACGGGTGCTGACCATAACTGGCATTTGCATTGCCCTTCTAGTAGTTGGCATCATGTGTGTGGTGGCCTACTGCAAAACCAA gaagcagaggaaaaagttaCATGACCGCATTCGACAGAGCCTGCGCTCGGAAAGGAACAATGTGATGAACTTGGCCAATGGGCCACACCACCCCAACCCGCCACCGGATAATGTCCAGCTGGTGAAC CAGTACGTTTCAAAAAATGTAATCTCCAGTGAGCATGTCATCGAGCGAGAGACAGAGACATCATTTTCTACGAGCCACTACACCTCAACAACACATCATTCTGTGACGGTCACCCAGACACCCAGCCACAG ctggaGTAATGGCCATACCGAAAGCATCCTCTCTGAAAGCCACTCGGTGCTCGTCAGCTCCTCCATGGAGAACAGCAGGCACACCAGCCCAGCGGGGCCCCGGGGCCGCCTCAATGGCATCAGTGGGCCACGAGAAGGCAACAGCTTCCTCCGGCATGCAAGAGAGACCCCTGACTCCTACCGAGACTCTCCTCACAGTGAAAG GTATGTCTCAGCTATGACCACACCAGCTCGCATGTCACCTGTTGATTTCCACACTCCAACTTCTCCCAAGTCCTGCCCGTCCAAAATGTCGCCACCGGGTTCCAGCTTGACCGTCTCTGTCCCGTCAGTGGCGGTGAGTCCCTTTGTAGAAGAGGAGCGACCGCTGCTATTGGTGACCCCACCGCGACTACGTGAGAAGTATGATCATCACCTTCAGCAGTTCAACTCCTTCCACCACAATGCCACCCACGAGAGCAACAGCCTGCCGCCAAGTCCTCTGCGGATAGTGGAGGACGAGGAGTATGAGACCACGCAGGAGTATGAACCAGCACAGGAGCCTCCAAAGAAAATCACGAACAGCCGGAGGGTCAAAAGAACAAAGCCCAACGGCCACATTTCCAGCAGGGTGGAAGTGGACTCCAACACAAGCTctgagagcagcagctctgagacCGAAACCGAAGATGAAAGAATAGGCGAGGATACACCGTTTCTGAGCATACCGAACCCCGTGGCGACCAATCTGGAGCCAGCCACTGCCTACCGGCTGGCTGAAAGCAGGACTAACCCAGCAAATCGCTTCTCCACACCAGAGGAGTTGCAAGCAAGGTTGTCCAGTGTGATAGCTAACCAAGACCCTATTGCTGtataa
- the NRG1 gene encoding pro-neuregulin-1, membrane-bound isoform isoform X17, with protein sequence MASFYKHLGIEFMEAEELYQKRVLTITGICIALLVVGIMCVVAYCKTKKQRKKLHDRIRQSLRSERNNVMNLANGPHHPNPPPDNVQLVNQYVSKNVISSEHVIERETETSFSTSHYTSTTHHSVTVTQTPSHSWSNGHTESILSESHSVLVSSSMENSRHTSPAGPRGRLNGISGPREGNSFLRHARETPDSYRDSPHSERYVSAMTTPARMSPVDFHTPTSPKSCPSKMSPPGSSLTVSVPSVAVSPFVEEERPLLLVTPPRLREKYDHHLQQFNSFHHNATHESNSLPPSPLRIVEDEEYETTQEYEPAQEPPKKITNSRRVKRTKPNGHISSRVEVDSNTSSESSSSETETEDERIGEDTPFLSIPNPVATNLEPATAYRLAESRTNPANRFSTPEELQARLSSVIANQDPIAV encoded by the exons AGCATCTTGGGATTGAATTTATGG AAGCTGAGGAACTGTACCAGAAACGGGTGCTGACCATAACTGGCATTTGCATTGCCCTTCTAGTAGTTGGCATCATGTGTGTGGTGGCCTACTGCAAAACCAA gaagcagaggaaaaagttaCATGACCGCATTCGACAGAGCCTGCGCTCGGAAAGGAACAATGTGATGAACTTGGCCAATGGGCCACACCACCCCAACCCGCCACCGGATAATGTCCAGCTGGTGAAC CAGTACGTTTCAAAAAATGTAATCTCCAGTGAGCATGTCATCGAGCGAGAGACAGAGACATCATTTTCTACGAGCCACTACACCTCAACAACACATCATTCTGTGACGGTCACCCAGACACCCAGCCACAG ctggaGTAATGGCCATACCGAAAGCATCCTCTCTGAAAGCCACTCGGTGCTCGTCAGCTCCTCCATGGAGAACAGCAGGCACACCAGCCCAGCGGGGCCCCGGGGCCGCCTCAATGGCATCAGTGGGCCACGAGAAGGCAACAGCTTCCTCCGGCATGCAAGAGAGACCCCTGACTCCTACCGAGACTCTCCTCACAGTGAAAG GTATGTCTCAGCTATGACCACACCAGCTCGCATGTCACCTGTTGATTTCCACACTCCAACTTCTCCCAAGTCCTGCCCGTCCAAAATGTCGCCACCGGGTTCCAGCTTGACCGTCTCTGTCCCGTCAGTGGCGGTGAGTCCCTTTGTAGAAGAGGAGCGACCGCTGCTATTGGTGACCCCACCGCGACTACGTGAGAAGTATGATCATCACCTTCAGCAGTTCAACTCCTTCCACCACAATGCCACCCACGAGAGCAACAGCCTGCCGCCAAGTCCTCTGCGGATAGTGGAGGACGAGGAGTATGAGACCACGCAGGAGTATGAACCAGCACAGGAGCCTCCAAAGAAAATCACGAACAGCCGGAGGGTCAAAAGAACAAAGCCCAACGGCCACATTTCCAGCAGGGTGGAAGTGGACTCCAACACAAGCTctgagagcagcagctctgagacCGAAACCGAAGATGAAAGAATAGGCGAGGATACACCGTTTCTGAGCATACCGAACCCCGTGGCGACCAATCTGGAGCCAGCCACTGCCTACCGGCTGGCTGAAAGCAGGACTAACCCAGCAAATCGCTTCTCCACACCAGAGGAGTTGCAAGCAAGGTTGTCCAGTGTGATAGCTAACCAAGACCCTATTGCTGtataa
- the NRG1 gene encoding pro-neuregulin-1, membrane-bound isoform isoform X18: protein MASFYKHLGIEFMAEELYQKRVLTITGICIALLVVGIMCVVAYCKTKKQRKKLHDRIRQSLRSERNNVMNLANGPHHPNPPPDNVQLVNQYVSKNVISSEHVIERETETSFSTSHYTSTTHHSVTVTQTPSHSWSNGHTESILSESHSVLVSSSMENSRHTSPAGPRGRLNGISGPREGNSFLRHARETPDSYRDSPHSERYVSAMTTPARMSPVDFHTPTSPKSCPSKMSPPGSSLTVSVPSVAVSPFVEEERPLLLVTPPRLREKYDHHLQQFNSFHHNATHESNSLPPSPLRIVEDEEYETTQEYEPAQEPPKKITNSRRVKRTKPNGHISSRVEVDSNTSSESSSSETETEDERIGEDTPFLSIPNPVATNLEPATAYRLAESRTNPANRFSTPEELQARLSSVIANQDPIAV, encoded by the exons AGCATCTTGGGATTGAATTTATGG CTGAGGAACTGTACCAGAAACGGGTGCTGACCATAACTGGCATTTGCATTGCCCTTCTAGTAGTTGGCATCATGTGTGTGGTGGCCTACTGCAAAACCAA gaagcagaggaaaaagttaCATGACCGCATTCGACAGAGCCTGCGCTCGGAAAGGAACAATGTGATGAACTTGGCCAATGGGCCACACCACCCCAACCCGCCACCGGATAATGTCCAGCTGGTGAAC CAGTACGTTTCAAAAAATGTAATCTCCAGTGAGCATGTCATCGAGCGAGAGACAGAGACATCATTTTCTACGAGCCACTACACCTCAACAACACATCATTCTGTGACGGTCACCCAGACACCCAGCCACAG ctggaGTAATGGCCATACCGAAAGCATCCTCTCTGAAAGCCACTCGGTGCTCGTCAGCTCCTCCATGGAGAACAGCAGGCACACCAGCCCAGCGGGGCCCCGGGGCCGCCTCAATGGCATCAGTGGGCCACGAGAAGGCAACAGCTTCCTCCGGCATGCAAGAGAGACCCCTGACTCCTACCGAGACTCTCCTCACAGTGAAAG GTATGTCTCAGCTATGACCACACCAGCTCGCATGTCACCTGTTGATTTCCACACTCCAACTTCTCCCAAGTCCTGCCCGTCCAAAATGTCGCCACCGGGTTCCAGCTTGACCGTCTCTGTCCCGTCAGTGGCGGTGAGTCCCTTTGTAGAAGAGGAGCGACCGCTGCTATTGGTGACCCCACCGCGACTACGTGAGAAGTATGATCATCACCTTCAGCAGTTCAACTCCTTCCACCACAATGCCACCCACGAGAGCAACAGCCTGCCGCCAAGTCCTCTGCGGATAGTGGAGGACGAGGAGTATGAGACCACGCAGGAGTATGAACCAGCACAGGAGCCTCCAAAGAAAATCACGAACAGCCGGAGGGTCAAAAGAACAAAGCCCAACGGCCACATTTCCAGCAGGGTGGAAGTGGACTCCAACACAAGCTctgagagcagcagctctgagacCGAAACCGAAGATGAAAGAATAGGCGAGGATACACCGTTTCTGAGCATACCGAACCCCGTGGCGACCAATCTGGAGCCAGCCACTGCCTACCGGCTGGCTGAAAGCAGGACTAACCCAGCAAATCGCTTCTCCACACCAGAGGAGTTGCAAGCAAGGTTGTCCAGTGTGATAGCTAACCAAGACCCTATTGCTGtataa